A window of the Polaribacter batillariae genome harbors these coding sequences:
- a CDS encoding AraC family transcriptional regulator, whose product MKTKPTLEKIVPSFGSSLLVKKHLQFLKTKKAFWHFHPEIELVYVNKGKGKRHIGNHISYFNNSQLVLIGSNLPHLGYMDRLTTNGSETLIQFKPEFLGENFFKIPEMAAIDQLFERAKKGIRFNIEIKKRIGAKIEELVDLEGADRIISFLDILKELATTDDYTILNADGFAFETQPQDSEKIDLVFKHINENFKRHIALEEIADVVSMTVPAFCRFFKKTTTKTFTKLVNEYRVVHATKLLSESNMSIADVSYECGFNNFSHFNKLFKEFTGKSASKYRSEMLNLVQ is encoded by the coding sequence ATGAAAACAAAACCAACATTAGAGAAAATTGTACCAAGTTTTGGTAGTTCTTTATTGGTTAAAAAACACCTACAGTTTTTAAAAACCAAAAAAGCGTTCTGGCATTTTCATCCAGAAATAGAATTGGTGTACGTAAATAAAGGAAAAGGAAAAAGACATATTGGAAACCACATTAGCTATTTTAACAATAGCCAATTGGTGTTAATAGGTTCTAATTTGCCTCATTTAGGCTATATGGATCGTTTAACAACCAATGGTTCTGAAACTTTAATTCAGTTTAAACCCGAATTTTTAGGAGAAAATTTCTTTAAAATTCCAGAAATGGCTGCCATCGACCAACTTTTCGAACGCGCTAAAAAAGGAATTCGTTTTAATATTGAAATTAAAAAAAGAATTGGTGCAAAAATTGAAGAATTAGTAGATTTAGAAGGCGCAGACAGAATTATTTCGTTCTTAGATATCTTAAAAGAGCTGGCAACTACAGACGATTATACCATTTTAAATGCAGATGGTTTTGCATTCGAAACACAACCACAAGATAGCGAAAAAATAGATTTGGTTTTTAAACACATTAACGAGAATTTTAAAAGACACATTGCATTAGAAGAAATTGCCGATGTTGTAAGTATGACTGTGCCTGCCTTTTGTCGTTTTTTTAAAAAAACAACCACAAAAACGTTTACAAAGTTGGTAAATGAATATAGGGTTGTGCATGCTACCAAATTATTATCGGAAAGTAATATGAGTATTGCAGATGTTTCTTACGAATGCGGTTTCAATAATTTTTCTCATTTTAATAAGTTGT
- a CDS encoding enoyl-CoA hydratase/isomerase family protein codes for MNFENLLVSKNNGIAQITINRPKKLNALNKATIRELHEAFDALESDLNIKTIIVTGSGEKAFVAGADISEFAHFSVEEGASLARAGQEILFDFVENLATPVIAAINGFALGGGLELAMACHFRIASENAKMGLPEVSLGVIPGYGGTQRLPQLVGKGKAMELIMTAGMISAEEAKECGLVNHVVSQEELLPLAEKIASKIMRNSSVAIAAAIKAVNANFKDGINGFEVEIEEFGECFGTEDFEEGTTAFLDKRKPNFSGN; via the coding sequence ATGAATTTCGAAAATCTATTAGTTTCCAAAAATAATGGTATTGCACAAATAACCATTAACCGTCCAAAAAAATTAAATGCTTTAAACAAGGCAACCATTCGAGAATTGCACGAAGCTTTTGATGCTTTAGAAAGCGATTTAAATATAAAAACAATTATTGTTACAGGCAGTGGAGAAAAAGCCTTTGTTGCTGGGGCAGACATCTCTGAATTTGCACATTTTTCTGTGGAAGAAGGGGCAAGTTTGGCAAGAGCAGGTCAAGAAATATTATTCGATTTTGTTGAGAATTTAGCCACTCCTGTAATTGCAGCTATTAATGGTTTTGCATTGGGTGGTGGTTTAGAGTTGGCAATGGCATGTCATTTTAGAATTGCTTCCGAAAATGCAAAAATGGGTTTGCCAGAAGTTTCTTTAGGAGTAATTCCTGGCTATGGAGGTACACAACGTTTGCCACAATTGGTTGGAAAAGGCAAAGCAATGGAATTAATTATGACAGCTGGAATGATTTCTGCAGAAGAAGCAAAAGAGTGTGGCTTGGTTAACCATGTGGTTTCTCAAGAAGAACTATTGCCTTTGGCAGAAAAGATTGCCAGTAAAATTATGCGAAATTCTTCTGTGGCAATTGCAGCTGCCATAAAAGCAGTAAATGCAAATTTTAAAGACGGTATTAATGGTTTTGAAGTAGAAATCGAAGAATTTGGAGAATGTTTTGGAACCGAAGATTTCGAAGAAGGAACTACTGCTTTTTTAGACAAAAGAAAACCAAATTTTTCGGGAAATTAA
- a CDS encoding sensor histidine kinase codes for MILLVLLASILILVVTIYQYDEQTKDYNIQRFERKEAIAKKIIDLELTNKTTYAVNTENLDKIFKERIYEISSINKLNIAIYDLNGNLLKSSIASAFEKIDVMPLSEEIIKELAQNSNHRILKNLEIDDKSYQTSYSYISDSKYKRIGILELQFTQDNSEIEHELREFMYRLGLVYILMFLIAIAIAFFLSSYITRSIKTISDKMQQTRLNERNEKIILNKASSEIEVLVDAYNNMIDQLEESAAKLAKSEREQAWREMAKQVAHEIKNPLTPMRLTVQSFQRKFNPEDPNIKEKLAEYSQTLIQQIDVMSSIASAFSDFAKMPSQNKEKIEVIDVVKLALDIFNEKAIKYNPKEKELYAFLDKTQLIRIVTNLVKNALQATEKEENPFVEVKVLSENENVKIIVSDNGKGIPEDVKELIFEPKFTTKSSGMGLGLGIIKNIIEAYGGTISFTSKEGVGTTFTVVLPMK; via the coding sequence ATGATTTTATTGGTGCTGTTGGCATCAATTTTAATATTGGTCGTTACTATTTATCAATACGACGAGCAAACGAAAGATTATAACATACAACGTTTCGAAAGAAAAGAAGCCATTGCAAAAAAAATTATAGACTTAGAACTTACTAATAAAACCACCTATGCAGTAAATACAGAAAATTTAGACAAAATTTTTAAAGAACGTATTTACGAGATTTCTTCTATTAATAAATTAAACATTGCCATTTACGATTTGAATGGAAACTTGTTAAAATCTTCGATTGCAAGTGCTTTCGAAAAGATAGATGTAATGCCACTTTCCGAAGAAATTATTAAAGAATTGGCGCAAAACTCTAATCATAGAATTTTAAAAAACTTAGAAATAGATGATAAAAGTTACCAAACATCTTACTCTTACATAAGCGATTCTAAATACAAAAGAATTGGTATTTTAGAACTGCAGTTTACACAAGACAATTCCGAAATAGAACACGAACTTAGAGAATTTATGTATCGATTAGGTTTGGTGTATATTTTAATGTTTTTAATTGCAATTGCAATTGCGTTTTTCTTGTCTAGTTACATTACACGCTCTATAAAAACAATTTCAGACAAGATGCAACAAACCCGTTTAAACGAGCGAAACGAAAAAATTATTTTAAACAAAGCAAGTTCAGAAATTGAAGTTTTGGTAGATGCCTATAATAATATGATAGACCAGTTAGAAGAAAGTGCTGCAAAGTTGGCGAAAAGCGAACGAGAACAAGCATGGAGAGAAATGGCAAAACAAGTCGCGCACGAAATTAAAAATCCGTTAACTCCAATGCGATTAACAGTACAGAGTTTTCAAAGAAAATTTAATCCAGAAGACCCCAATATTAAAGAAAAATTAGCAGAATATTCGCAAACCTTAATTCAGCAAATAGATGTAATGAGTTCTATCGCTTCTGCATTTTCTGATTTTGCAAAAATGCCCTCTCAAAACAAAGAAAAAATAGAAGTAATTGATGTTGTAAAATTAGCATTAGATATTTTTAACGAGAAAGCAATTAAATACAACCCAAAAGAAAAAGAATTGTACGCTTTTTTAGATAAAACTCAATTAATTAGAATTGTAACAAATTTGGTAAAAAATGCTTTGCAAGCTACAGAAAAAGAAGAAAACCCATTCGTGGAGGTAAAAGTTTTATCTGAAAATGAAAATGTAAAAATTATAGTTTCAGACAATGGAAAAGGAATTCCAGAAGATGTAAAAGAGTTAATATTCGAACCCAAATTTACCACAAAATCGAGTGGCATGGGCTTAGGTTTAGGAATTATTAAAAATATTATAGAAGCATATGGTGGTACCATTTCATTTACTTCTAAAGAAGGAGTTGGAACTACTTTTACCGTTGTTTTACCAATGAAATAA